The Verrucomicrobiia bacterium genome includes a region encoding these proteins:
- a CDS encoding phosphate ABC transporter ATP-binding protein: MIRVRRLRASYGHHEALHGISFDIHRHEIFGIIGPAQSGKTTLLKVLNRTLDLIPGARVSGDVEVAGENIRQVRNIFELRRRIGMVAPLPVGLPMSIYDNVAFAPRMAGVRARSDLDARVERCLRQAALWDEVKDRLDMLGTKLSGGQQQRLTIARALSHDPEILCLDEFSIAIDPVTTMRIEDVLRELKASMTILLVTNLVQQARRLADRTLFLWKGEIVELDRSDVIFSDRPANPKTYEYVHGIFG, translated from the coding sequence ATGATCCGGGTCCGCCGCCTCCGCGCCTCCTATGGCCACCACGAGGCCCTCCACGGCATTTCCTTCGATATCCATCGCCACGAGATCTTCGGCATCATCGGCCCCGCCCAGTCCGGCAAAACCACCCTCCTCAAAGTCCTCAACCGCACCCTCGACCTCATCCCCGGCGCCCGCGTCTCCGGCGACGTCGAGGTCGCCGGGGAAAACATCCGCCAGGTCCGCAATATCTTCGAACTCCGACGCCGCATCGGCATGGTCGCCCCGCTCCCCGTCGGACTCCCCATGTCCATCTACGACAACGTCGCCTTCGCCCCCCGCATGGCCGGTGTCCGCGCCCGCTCCGATCTCGATGCCCGCGTCGAACGCTGCCTCCGCCAGGCCGCCCTCTGGGACGAGGTCAAGGACCGCCTCGACATGCTCGGCACCAAGCTCTCCGGCGGCCAGCAGCAGCGCCTCACCATCGCCCGCGCCCTCTCCCACGACCCCGAAATCCTCTGCCTCGACGAGTTCTCCATCGCCATCGATCCCGTCACCACCATGCGCATCGAGGATGTCCTCCGCGAACTCAAGGCCTCCATGACCATCCTCCTTGTCACCAATCTCGTGCAGCAGGCCCGCCGCCTCGCCGACCGCACCCTCTTCCTCTGGAAGGGCGAAATCGTCGAACTCGACCGCAGCGACGTCATCTTCTCCGACCGCCCCGCCAATCCGAAAACCTACGAGTACGTCCACGGCATCTTCGGATGA
- a CDS encoding phosphate ABC transporter ATP-binding protein, which yields MNAPEFCIETQGLNLWYARFQALREVSTRIRHGTITALIGPSGCGKTTLLRCFNRINERYGYVTTTGRISILGKNIYDPDVSLIELRRSVGMVFQRPNPLPISVYENIVFGLRIHQPDGRGIPRSDTDAAVESALREVGLWDDLKDRLDTRATTLQLEQQQKLCIARLLPLKPDLILLDEPCSALDVDGTRAIEELMLALAGRYTFVIVTHNMAQASRVSRECIFMLLGELIEHRRTEDLFLSPRDPRTADYIEGRYG from the coding sequence ATGAACGCCCCCGAGTTCTGCATCGAAACCCAGGGGCTCAACCTCTGGTACGCCCGGTTCCAGGCCCTCCGCGAGGTCTCCACCCGCATCCGCCACGGCACCATCACCGCCCTCATCGGTCCCTCCGGCTGCGGCAAAACCACCCTCCTCCGCTGCTTCAACCGCATCAACGAACGCTACGGCTACGTCACCACCACCGGCCGCATCTCCATCCTCGGCAAAAACATCTACGACCCCGACGTCTCCCTCATCGAACTCCGCCGCTCCGTCGGCATGGTCTTCCAGCGCCCCAATCCCCTCCCCATCTCGGTGTACGAAAACATCGTCTTCGGCCTCCGCATCCATCAGCCCGACGGCCGGGGCATCCCCCGCTCCGACACCGATGCCGCCGTCGAATCCGCCCTCCGCGAAGTCGGCCTCTGGGACGATCTCAAGGACCGCCTCGACACCCGCGCCACCACCCTCCAGCTCGAACAGCAGCAGAAACTCTGCATCGCCCGGCTCCTCCCCCTGAAACCCGACCTCATCCTCCTCGACGAACCCTGCTCCGCCCTCGACGTGGACGGCACCCGCGCCATCGAGGAACTCATGCTCGCCCTCGCCGGCCGCTACACCTTCGTCATCGTCACCCACAACATGGCCCAGGCCAGCCGCGTCAGTCGCGAATGCATCTTCATGCTCCTCGGCGAACTCATCGAACATCGCCGCACCGAGGACCTCTTCCTCTCCCCCAGGGATCCCCGCACCGCCGACTACATCGAGGGCCGCTACGGCTGA